CAGAGGATTGTTGCCACCGGTTACGTACGTGTACCGGCTATGGCACGTGAGGTGGTAGCACCCACGGGTGTCGATGCTTGGCGGGAACGTATGTCTGCTCGTATTGCTGAGGCGGTGCTTTCGGAAGCATCGGTGTATCTACGTGCGTTGGCGTTGGGCGATACCCGGGGTTTGTCCCAACAGGACTGGGAGGTATTGCGCGGTACAGGGTTAACGCATTTGATTGCTATCTCGGGATTCCATGTCGGTATGGTCGCTGGTGCTTGTGCGTTGGTTGTGTCGTGGCTGTGGCGGATTTTGCCAAGTCTGGGGCGGTGTTGGCCGCGGCCACTCGCTATGGCATTGGTTACGGTGCCGGCCGCAGCTGGCTACACCGTCCTGGCCGGAGCCTCGCTACCGACAGTACGAACCGCACTGATGATCGGCATCGTCGCACTGGCGCGCCTGACTCGGCGTCATGTCATGCCGATGCATGTTCTTGGGCTTGCCTTGTTCGTCATATTGATTGGGGATCCATTAGCCATTCTTAGTGCTGGCTTCTGGCTCAGTTTTGCCGGTGTTGCTTGGTTACTGTGGTGTATGCAAGACGGCAATATGGCACCTTGGCGTGGCTTCTTATTGGCACAAGGTGTTGCAACGCTTGGGTTACTGCCATTCACCGCGGGTTTATTTGGTCAGGTTTCGTTGGTTGGACCTTTCGCTAACTTGATTGCGATTCCGTTGTGGACCTTTGTAGTAGTACCGCTGGCCTTGTTAGGTACCGCGCTGGAGGCATTAGTGCCGGGGTGGGGCACTGCAATTTGGCATTTGGGTGGAACTTGTTTCGAGTGGAGTTGGCAGCTATTCGAACACTTGGCACAGACTTCTTTCGCATTGTGGTGGTTGCCTGAATCTGACGGTTTTGCATTGGGTTTGGCCTTACTGGGAGCGTTTTGGTTGTTGTTACCACGCTGCACTCCTGGCAAATGGCTGGCACTCTTGCTGTGGTTGCCTTTATTGTGGCCGGATCGTGAGAGACCACGTCCTGGGGAGTTTGAGATGCAGGTCCTGGACGTGGGGCAAGGACTGTCAATTGTGGTCCGTACTTCAGGTCATACGTTGTTGTACGATGCAGGTCCAGCAGTGAAGGAGGGCTTCGATGCGGGTGAGCGCGTTGTGGTACCGGTGTTACGTGCAAGTGACATCCGTCGCTTGGATGCGTTGGTAGCCAGTCATGCTGATAGTGATCACGTCGGTGGTTTGGCCGCGGTTCTGACGGCTTACCCGGTAGGTGTCAGCTACGCTCCGCCGGGCGCGCCACTTAACGTTGATCGCCGTTGCAGTGCTGGGGACAGTTGGATGTGGGATGGAGTGCAGTTTCGTTTCTTGCATCCTGCATCGCACTCTACGTATTTGGGCAACGAATCCAGTTGTGTGCTGCGTATCGACACACGTTGGGGCAGTGCTTTATTGACGGGTGACATCGGCAAAGTGGTCGAGCGTGGTTTATTGGATCAGGGTCCCGAGAATTTACGTGCTGATGTAGTGGTCGTACCGCATCATGGTAGCGCGGGTTCTTCCTCGGTTAGGTTTGTCCGTGCGGTTAATGCGCGTTTAGCTTTGGTGTCTAGCGGACATGGTAACCGTTTCGGCCATCCGCGTTGTTCGGTGGTGGAGCGCTGGCGTGAAACAGCAGAGGTGCTGCTCACTGCTCGCAGCGGTGCATTGCGGATTTGGATTGGGCAGCAGGGCCTGCAGTTACGCGAACGTCGTGTCTGGCGTCGTCGATTCTGGGATGCGGTCGAACGCCACCGATCCGCTGTTATCCTATCCGCTACTGAAGATGTATCCAAAGAGCGTCGGAGAAACGAGACATGCTGGAACTGGTAAAAGCTGGCGGCTGGCCGATGTTGCCGCTGTTGACATTGGGTGTTGTTGCATTGGCGATTGTGCTTGAACGGCTGTGGACGCTCCGTCGTAATGAGGTGTTGCCGTCGGGATTAGGCCGTGAGGTCCGTGAATGGGCTGTGCGTGGCAAATTGGACCCAAGCCATCTTGAGTCTCTGCGCCGCAATTCTCCGCTTGGTGCGCTATTGGCGGCGGTTTTGGATGTGAAAGGTGGCGTACGTGAAATGACGCGTGAACGTATTGAGGACACAGGGCGCCATCTGGTGCATCGCATGGAGCGTTTTCTGAATGCGCTCGGTACGATTGCTTCTACAGGTCCGCTACTTGGCCTGCTTGGTACGGTGGTCGGCATGATTCAGATGTTCCTGGGCATCCTCAATTATGGCGTAGGTGATGTGAACCAGCTCGCCGGAGGTATTGGCAAGGCATTAGTCTGCACCGCCACAGGTATGATTATTGCCATCCCTTCCCTGATTTTTCATCGCTATTTCAAGGGCCGAATTACTGGCTACGTGATTGAGATGGAGCAAGAGGCGATGCTTCTCCTGGATACTATCGATGGCCGTCCAATTGCCATTCAAGGGAGAAACGCCACTGAAGTGGTGCACCCCCATGCTGGCACCAAGGATTGACTAGATGCGTATCGGCAGCCACCGTCTCGAAGACGACCCACACATCGATTTGGTCCCGTTGATCGATGTGATTTTGGTCTTGATCATTTTTTTCGTGGTTACTACAACGTTCGATGCCCGTTCCACGTTACAACTTCAGTTACCCACTGCCAGTGACCAGCATAAGTCGGTGCCATCGAAGGCGTTAAGCGTACTGGTCAATGCGGATGGGCACTACTTCATCAATGATCATGAGGTATTGCGCACCGATGTCGAGTCGTTGAAGCGGACCATTGCTGACATTTCTGGTGATGACCGTGAACAGACGGTGCTGCTACGTGCTGATGCGCGTACTCCGTATCAGGCTGTGGTGACTTTGCAGGATGCATTGGGCCAACTTGGTTTCCGGCACATCGCCATCGCCACTGCGCCAGATGTCACTAAAGGTGGAACGGCTCGGTGAACGTCTTAGCAGGGGCTATGCGCCACGCCTCGCCCTGGCGGACGTACCGTCGCTTGCTGTCGTATGCGCGGGAGTATCGCTGGTTACTTGTCATTGCCGCGTGTGGCGCGTTGCTCGAGGCGATCGCTGGCTCTACCTTCCTGGCGTTGATGAAGCCGATCACCAACGAAACCTTTATCGAACGAAACCGTGAGGTGGCCCTGTGGCTGCCTCTGGTCGTTATCGGTTTGTTTGTGTTACGTGGTATTGCTGGCTATATCACCGATATGTCGATGGGGCGGGCTGCGCGTAGCATCGCTCGCGATTTTCGCGTACTTGTCCTGACCAAATATCTCCGTTTGCCTGGTAGTCGTTTTGATGCTGAGCCAGTGGCTTCGATGTTGGTACGGCTCGGTTCAGACAGCGAGCAAGTGGCACATGCCGCGGTCGACGCGATGAAGGTCATGGTGCAGCAGACTCTGCAGGTGATTGGTGCGTTGATGGTGATGTTGTGGTACAGCTGGACAGTAACGGTCGCAATCCTTTTGGTAGCTCCTCCGCTGGCTTGGGTCATGGACCGGGTTGCTAAGCGTTACCGTCGTATTAGCCACCATATCCAGGAAAGTAACGCGCAGCTCATGCAAGCTGCCGATCAAGCTTTAAGCAACTACCAGGACGTTAAAGTTTACGCTGCGCAAGAGAGCGAGCTGGCGCGCTATGCTCAGCTCGCCAATATTAATTTGAGTTTGGCGATGAAGGTTGAGTCGACTCGTAGTATCTCTTCTGCGGCGGTGCAGTTCCTTGGTGCGGTTGGGTTGGCAATGTTGCTGCTGATCGCTGGCCACGAAGCCTTTGCTGGTCGGCTCAGCGCAGGTGACTTTGTCTCGCTGATGACTTCAATGATGGTGGTTATCCCAGCATTGAAACAGTTGACTAACGTACAGAACATGTTGCAAAGCGGCGTCGCTTCTGCGCAACGTCTGTTTTCGGTGCTGGACAGCCCTGATGAACTTGATACTGGTATACGGTCGTTGGGGCGGGCTAAGGGTCTGATCGAGTTCCGTGAGATCGTCGCCCGCTATCCTGATCGGGCTGCCCCAGTGCTGGAGGCTGTCAGTTTTGTTGCTGCACCGGGTACGGTTACTGCGATCGTTGGTCGTTCAGGTAGCGGCAAGTCAAGTTTGGTCAAGTTGATCCCGCGTTTTTATGAGCCGGAGTCTGGTCAGATACTGCTTGATGGCTATCCACTACAGGATTATTTTTTAGGTGATCTGCGCCGTCAGATTGCGTTGGTAGGGCAGCAGGTACTGTTGTTTGATGGCAGCATCGCCGAAAATATTGCTTATGGCGAGATGTCTCGGGTCATCTCTGAGGAGATTGAACGTGTAGTGGTTGCTGCCAATGCTCAGGATTTTGTCAATCAGCTTCCAGAGAGATTGCAGTTTCAGGTTGGGTCAAAGGGCGGGCGTCTTTCTGGGGGGCAACGCCAACGTTTGGCGATTGCGCGCGCCATGCTTAAGGATGCACCGATCCTCATCCTGGACGAGGCCACTGCTGCACTTGATAACGAATCCGAGCGCTTAGTGCAGGATGCGTTGCGGCGCTTGATGCCGGAGCGCACCACACTTGTGATTGCACACCGGCTTTCAACGATCGAGCATGCGGATCAGGTGCTGGTGATGGACCAGGGGCGCATCATCGAGTGCGGTACCCATGTCGATCTGTTGGCACGCAACGGGCTGTACGCTTATTTGTACAGCCTGCAATTCCGCGAACGTCCAACATGAGTAGTAGACGTGCTCCCAGGATTCCGGAGTATTGGTATGGGCAGGTTCCGGTACCGCCATTGATGCGGTTCTTGGAGACCATCTATGCTGGTGTGACCAATTTGCGTCGTTTGGCCTATCGCCGTGGCTGGCGACGTCGGAGTGAAGTGCCGGTACCCGTAGTGGTGATCGGTAACTTGATTGCTGGTGGTACCGGTAAAACCCCGTTGACGATCGAAATGGTTGCACGTTTGCGTGAAGCCGGCTGGATTCCGGGGATAGCCAGCCGCGGTTACGGTCGCTGTGATCCTAAGATCCCACGTTGGATCCAGGCGGACACACCAACCGAATTGGCTGGCGATGAGCCGGTGATGATCGCTTGGAAGACTGGGATGCGAGTGCGGGTCGATGTTGACCGGAGTGCAGCAGCGCATGCTTTGGTTGCGGAAGGCTGCAACATCGTAGTTTGCGACGATGGCTTGCAGCACTATCGGTTGAGGCGTGATATTGAGATCGAGGTGATCGACGGTCAGCGTCGCTACGGCAACGGGCGTCTGCTGCCAGCTGGTCCGCTGCGTGAGCCGGTGGAGCGCGGTTGCATTTGCGATTTTCGTGTGCTCAATTTAGGCCAGGACAGTGATCGACCAGCCTCCGGGGCTGGTCCTCACGAGTGGCAGATGCGCTTGCACATTGACCATGTGCAGCCGTTGCAAGGGTTTCGACTGCGGTCGCTGGATGCCTTCTCCGGACAACGTGTGCATGCTGTGGCTGGCATCGCACATCCGGAACGTTTCTTTGAGATGCTGCGTCAGCGTGGTATTGGTGTGGTTCCGCATGCATTCCCGGATCATCACTTCTACCGGACAGAGGACTTTGCCTTCGGTAGCCGTCTCCCTGTGTTGATGACTGAGAAGGATGCGGTCAAATGCCGTGCCTTTGCTGACGATTGGTTCTTCAGTGTGCCATTGCGAGTCGAGTTGCCTGTCGCGTTCTGGATTGGGTTGTTTGACCGGCTTGACCAGCTTGTTTCCTGCTGAATGCCCTACAAATGTCATGTCTATATCCGCGCCGTGATCGCGATTGTTCTTCAAAACATTGAGGTTCTCTGCATTGGGCATCGATCATGTGAAATGAACATGCATGTGTCCGATCGCATCGTGGCAGGTTGTCTGTTGTTGCGTCGTCTGATCTTGACCCATTTCACGCACACAGCCTGTTGCGTTTACCATCAAATTGAGAGTGCAACAGGGGCCGGTAACGCATCAATTGCAAGCAAAGGCAGTTGCTGTACTTTCGGTTGTTCAGGTTATTGCCGATTGACGGGTTAGCTGATGATCACTCCTTCCAGCACAACGCTAAAGATGCTTTGCCTAGCTGGGGATCGTTCTGGAGCAGCGTCGACATCGCTCCATCGTGACTGATGCCCACCACTACATGGAGAGACTCTCTCCGAATACCTTTGGCAGCAGGACTGCTCGTTCAGCAGCATGGTCCGTATGTTGAACCAATAGTCTCAGCGGACAATGACACAGGGGCCTGATCTGATTGTGCAATACCTGTTCCTATGCCAACGCCGATGGTACAAAGTTTGACGATGGTGGCTATATCGCTTTTGCGTGCCTTGTGACCTCACCCCACGATGACCACTTGGCTAATCTCGTTGCAACGTGTACAGCGCGATCTCAATTCCTCACCAAGACAACTCGGCTTCCGTTTGCGCCACTCCTGTCTAGTTCAATGTCCTACCGGCTGTGTCTGTATGTCCCTGGATAGCCGTTGACCTCTCCGAGACTTGGAGCAGGGATGGCACATGCCGACATACGATGAAGCAAGCATCGCATTCGTTCAGGCCATGCCCCTGTGGGGGAGTGGCGATCCACGCACCACGCTTGAATCGAAAGTGTATCGGACGTGACGGCCATTAGCGGTATTTTGGATCTGCTTGTTTCCACATATGTAGCTACCATTAGAAGAGTTGCGTTCGCTGGCTGGTGGCGCGATGACTTAAACGATCATTGGTGTTAGTACTGACGGCTATGGCTTTCTTGAACGTTTGAATTTTTAAAGTGGATGTTTTGTGCCAACGTCCTGGTATCGACAGTGCGCTGATTGAGAGGTGAACGTTGCCGTGTTGGTGGTTTAATAGAGATTAGGCCCATGCTTCGTTGCAGCGATGCAGAGTGCCGGCGTCTTACTGTTGCTGTTTCCCCTGCTGTTCCAACGTTAGTCTTCTGATGCGGTTGGCTGGTCGAATTGACGGTTGTTATTTTGGTCAACAGGGATAAGGCGTGAGGCGTCGGTGTTAAGACTATCTCTGCTTATCGGTGTACGCTGATTGTGTTTCTGGAAGCGAGGCATACATGAAAACATTTCTGGTGGCCGGCTCCAAGGGGGGAGTAGGCAAGACGACGATTGCGACCAACTTGGCGGCGCAGGCGGCATTGCGGGGGGGGCGTACAGTACTGGTGGATGCGGATCCGCAGAAATCGTCCACACGTTGGATTGAGCGCCGTGCCAACCTGGACAATGGGGTGCTGTCAATCGATGCCAACGGGTCCCGCAGCTGGCGCAAGCACCTGCCCGGCAATACAGACTTGGTCATCATTGATGCCCCTGCTGGGATGTTCGCTGAGCATCTGGAGAATTTTCTTGAACAGGCTGATGCGGTGATTGTGCCAGTGATGGCTTCGGCACTGGACATTGAGGCAGTGGTGGGTTTCTTGAACACCATGGCTCAGGTGCCACGAGTGCATCAACGCAAGCTACCGGTTGGTTTGGTGCTTAACCGTGCTAAATCTCGGACTCAGACCACGCAACAAGCGATGCAAATGCTTGGTGATTGGCCGTATCTGCTGGTCGCGCAATTGCGTGATAGCCAGTTTTACGTGGTGCTGGCTGGCCAGGGACGTAGCGTATTTGATTACCGTTCTGCTCAGGCGCGTGATCATCAGCAAGACTGGAAGCCGCTGTTGCACTGGCTCAATAAGCTTTAGATAGATGCAGGATGTCGTGATGCGTGAACTGATCTTGTTGCGTCATGCCCATGCTGAGCCGGCTAGTATCGGGCAGACTGATTTTGATCGCCCGCTCTCGCAACACGGCATGATAGAGGCGGAAGCTGCTGGATATTGGCTGCGTAAGCAGCGCTTGACTCCTGATCGAGTGTTGTGTTCTCCGGCGCGACGTGCGCGTGAGACATTGGAGACAATATTGGCGGTAATCGGTTATGTCGAGCAATGTCTGGAGGAGCGCCTCTACGAGGCGACTGTGGGTACCCTGATGGCACTTGCCGATGAGTACCGGGAGATCGACCGGTTGCTACTGGTCGGGCATAATCCCGGTATGGAGCAGTTGGTCTCGCTGATACGCAGCAGGGAGACCAGTGAGTACCCTGGGATGCCTACGGGATCAATCGCATTGCTGGCTTTGCCGTTGAATGCGAGCATTGAACTGGGCATCACCTATCTGACTGCGTTCTGGTGGCCGTGACGCCGTGTCTGCGATCTTATGGATCTTTATTTTGTTTTCGGTGTTACCTGTATCCTGGGCTACAGCGCAGCAGCGATTGAAGCTGGATCCAGTGCATTCTTACTTTGAGTTCGAAGTCCGTACTTGTTTGGGACGGAGCATCAAGGGTGTGTTCCCACGGTTCGAAGGTGAAGTTGTGAGTCTGTCTGAGGAGCGCGAGAAAGTGAGATTGCGCCTGTATACAGCCGATGCGGTCATTCCTGGCAGACCTCGTTACACCGAATGGATACGTGGAGAGAATTTTTTTGATGCGCAACATTATCCAACAATCGAGTTTGAATCTCAGTACTATTCTCCTCGAGTGATGCTGCAAGGAGGCAAGATCAATGGAAATTTGACAATTCGTGGTATCAACCGGGAGGAAACGTTGCAGATCCAGCCAGCCACCTGCGCCCGGCCTGGTTACGATTGCGACGTAGTGAGCACTGGTGTTGTGCTGCGCGGGCGCTATGGCATGGAGAGTTGGCGGTTAGTACTTAGTAATCGAGTGACCTTCCGTTGGCGTGGTCGTGTGATCGAGGGGTCACCAAGTCCTTGAGCATGCTGATACGTCTGTTGTTGCTTGCAGGTATTTTGTTGAATATTGGTTGTGTCAGCCTGTCGCATGCCCAGTTGGATCATGCTGCCTTGGTTGCCGTGGCTGCGCGCCCGGCCACGCTGGATTGCCGCAGGCCCGATCATTGTGCGTTGAATTCACCGCTGTATGCACTCGGTCGTCAAGCGCTGAGTGAATCTACGCCTGCTGTACCGCTTCACTATGTGACCATTCTCGATAAAGGGGAGGATGCGTTGATCGCACGAGTGAATTTGATCCGCAGTGCTACCCGCAGCATTGACGTGCAGACTTACATCTTCGACAAGGACGATAGTGCGCGATTGATCATGGATGAGCTATTGGCTGCATCCAGGCGTGGTGTGCGAGTACGTTTACTGATCGACCAACTTTCGGCGATTTCCGATCTGAATATTCTGGGTGCTTTGGCTGGTGCACACGCTAATTTCCAACTGCGCATCTACAACCCGGCTTTTGGTAAAGCCAAACTGAACTATGGCGACTATGTTGCTAGCGTGCTGTGTTGCTTCCGTCGCTTCAATCAGCGCATGCATAACAAATTGTTGGTTATCGATGAGATGATCGGCGTGGTCGGTGGGCGCAACTACCAGGATGACTATTACGATTGGGACCTTGAATACAACTTTCGCGACCGTGATGTGCTTGTGGCCGGACCGGCGGTGCTGCAAATGGCGGTTAACTTTGATGCGTTCTGGGCGGCTGAGCGCAGCGTACCGGTAGAGCGCCTCAGCGATGTTGGACGCCTGTTACTGCGGGAGGGGGTGCCGACGCTGCCGTCAACCGTGTTCCGCCGGGAGCAGCGGGTCCAGCGCATTAATGCCGAAGCCAACGATCCGGACTATATCAAGCGCACCTTTGTCGATGCTGCGTTGCCTGTGAACAAAGTCCAGTATGTTGCTGACCTGCCGCAGAAGCATCGCTATGAGCAGAGCGCAAATGTGGTTTCCATCGCACCACGGCTGGATAGTTTGATTTCTGACGCACGTCATGAAGTCATCTTGCAGACTCCATATCTGGTGTTGTCCAGACCAGCACGTAATATCTTCCGCCGCCTTAATCGTACCCAGGACAAACCGCGTGTGGTAGTGGCGACCAACAGTTTGGCTTCCACCGACAATCCCATCGTCTATGCCATGTCTTACAAGTACAAACGGCGCAACCTGCGTGAGTTGGGATTTGACATCTACGAGTACAAGCCGTTTCCGGAAGATCCACCAATCGATCCGACGGATGTTGTTCCGACCGAGGTATCGAGCCTTGAGTATCCTCAGACGCACGATGACCAGGACCCTGCCTCTGCTGTCAAAGTATCCGGTGATGTAGTGAATGATCGTCAGTCACTCCCACTTGAGAATGGTGGTCAAGTGGATCAGCGTCTGTTGCGGACAGAAACGCGTCGGCCCTATAAGGTCAACAAGCCGTTGCCGGTGACCCGTCTGGGCGCACGCATGGGGCTGCATGCAAAGTCATTGGTCGTTGATCTGAAGGTCGGGGTGATTGGTACCCACAACTTCGATCCGCGCAGCGAGATTTACAATACCGAAGCTGTTGTGGTGATTGAGGATCCGGCTTTCGCTCGCATGTTGGCTTCTAGCATTGAGCGCGACATCGCTCCAGGTAATTCGTGGGCAGTGGCACCGCGGAAGAAGTTGCCTTGGGTCTATAGATTTAACTATTCGGTGGGCAAGCTATCTGAGGCGTTGCCTGTGTTGGACCTGTGGCCTTGGCGCTACGCGACCAACTATGAATTCAAACCCGGGCCGGATTGCCCAATTCCATTACCACGGCGGGACCCATATTTCATGCAGTGTTATGAACCCGTCGGTGACTTCCCCGAGGTCAATGTTGGCCCAAAGTGGCTGTTGGTGCGGATGTTGACCGCATTCGGCGCTGGGTTGGTGCCCATCTTGTGAGGTGCCGAGTGATTTGCTCCACTATCGCTGCTACAGATTGCATGGCGGGCTGTATCCCAGTGTTCCGCAGTATTTAATAGCTGGATAGGGATCTCATGAATTTCGATGTTCCATACATGGGTTCGGGCGACTTCATTCGATCGGTTTGAAGTGGTTTTGCATCAGTACCTTTAATGGATCAACCATTTTATTGAATTTAATAAAATTTA
This region of Xylella taiwanensis genomic DNA includes:
- a CDS encoding MotA/TolQ/ExbB proton channel family protein — protein: MLELVKAGGWPMLPLLTLGVVALAIVLERLWTLRRNEVLPSGLGREVREWAVRGKLDPSHLESLRRNSPLGALLAAVLDVKGGVREMTRERIEDTGRHLVHRMERFLNALGTIASTGPLLGLLGTVVGMIQMFLGILNYGVGDVNQLAGGIGKALVCTATGMIIAIPSLIFHRYFKGRITGYVIEMEQEAMLLLDTIDGRPIAIQGRNATEVVHPHAGTKD
- a CDS encoding ExbD/TolR family protein codes for the protein MRIGSHRLEDDPHIDLVPLIDVILVLIIFFVVTTTFDARSTLQLQLPTASDQHKSVPSKALSVLVNADGHYFINDHEVLRTDVESLKRTIADISGDDREQTVLLRADARTPYQAVVTLQDALGQLGFRHIAIATAPDVTKGGTAR
- a CDS encoding YceI family protein; translation: MSAILWIFILFSVLPVSWATAQQRLKLDPVHSYFEFEVRTCLGRSIKGVFPRFEGEVVSLSEEREKVRLRLYTADAVIPGRPRYTEWIRGENFFDAQHYPTIEFESQYYSPRVMLQGGKINGNLTIRGINREETLQIQPATCARPGYDCDVVSTGVVLRGRYGMESWRLVLSNRVTFRWRGRVIEGSPSP
- the lpxK gene encoding tetraacyldisaccharide 4'-kinase translates to MSSRRAPRIPEYWYGQVPVPPLMRFLETIYAGVTNLRRLAYRRGWRRRSEVPVPVVVIGNLIAGGTGKTPLTIEMVARLREAGWIPGIASRGYGRCDPKIPRWIQADTPTELAGDEPVMIAWKTGMRVRVDVDRSAAAHALVAEGCNIVVCDDGLQHYRLRRDIEIEVIDGQRRYGNGRLLPAGPLREPVERGCICDFRVLNLGQDSDRPASGAGPHEWQMRLHIDHVQPLQGFRLRSLDAFSGQRVHAVAGIAHPERFFEMLRQRGIGVVPHAFPDHHFYRTEDFAFGSRLPVLMTEKDAVKCRAFADDWFFSVPLRVELPVAFWIGLFDRLDQLVSC
- a CDS encoding DNA internalization-related competence protein ComEC/Rec2 — encoded protein: MRGQSAAVEAGDDMKADDRHVLRRWRVYVLSVARGAMLLRYFTLPPLLPSAVALLLGCLTALTLPRLPPVWVLWIFLFVGVMLAVALRRASWSGVLLFGFASCCLHGQSGLQHQLPLAFEGRDLVLRGRIVDLPIPETRRTRFLLRVDTDQDQEPALRGRLLQLSWYDEGKTVVPGPRSALHAGSVWQLHVRLRAPRSLVNPGGFDSERYALAQRIVATGYVRVPAMAREVVAPTGVDAWRERMSARIAEAVLSEASVYLRALALGDTRGLSQQDWEVLRGTGLTHLIAISGFHVGMVAGACALVVSWLWRILPSLGRCWPRPLAMALVTVPAAAGYTVLAGASLPTVRTALMIGIVALARLTRRHVMPMHVLGLALFVILIGDPLAILSAGFWLSFAGVAWLLWCMQDGNMAPWRGFLLAQGVATLGLLPFTAGLFGQVSLVGPFANLIAIPLWTFVVVPLALLGTALEALVPGWGTAIWHLGGTCFEWSWQLFEHLAQTSFALWWLPESDGFALGLALLGAFWLLLPRCTPGKWLALLLWLPLLWPDRERPRPGEFEMQVLDVGQGLSIVVRTSGHTLLYDAGPAVKEGFDAGERVVVPVLRASDIRRLDALVASHADSDHVGGLAAVLTAYPVGVSYAPPGAPLNVDRRCSAGDSWMWDGVQFRFLHPASHSTYLGNESSCVLRIDTRWGSALLTGDIGKVVERGLLDQGPENLRADVVVVPHHGSAGSSSVRFVRAVNARLALVSSGHGNRFGHPRCSVVERWRETAEVLLTARSGALRIWIGQQGLQLRERRVWRRRFWDAVERHRSAVILSATEDVSKERRRNETCWNW
- the msbA gene encoding lipid A export permease/ATP-binding protein MsbA, encoding MRHASPWRTYRRLLSYAREYRWLLVIAACGALLEAIAGSTFLALMKPITNETFIERNREVALWLPLVVIGLFVLRGIAGYITDMSMGRAARSIARDFRVLVLTKYLRLPGSRFDAEPVASMLVRLGSDSEQVAHAAVDAMKVMVQQTLQVIGALMVMLWYSWTVTVAILLVAPPLAWVMDRVAKRYRRISHHIQESNAQLMQAADQALSNYQDVKVYAAQESELARYAQLANINLSLAMKVESTRSISSAAVQFLGAVGLAMLLLIAGHEAFAGRLSAGDFVSLMTSMMVVIPALKQLTNVQNMLQSGVASAQRLFSVLDSPDELDTGIRSLGRAKGLIEFREIVARYPDRAAPVLEAVSFVAAPGTVTAIVGRSGSGKSSLVKLIPRFYEPESGQILLDGYPLQDYFLGDLRRQIALVGQQVLLFDGSIAENIAYGEMSRVISEEIERVVVAANAQDFVNQLPERLQFQVGSKGGRLSGGQRQRLAIARAMLKDAPILILDEATAALDNESERLVQDALRRLMPERTTLVIAHRLSTIEHADQVLVMDQGRIIECGTHVDLLARNGLYAYLYSLQFRERPT
- a CDS encoding SixA phosphatase family protein is translated as MRELILLRHAHAEPASIGQTDFDRPLSQHGMIEAEAAGYWLRKQRLTPDRVLCSPARRARETLETILAVIGYVEQCLEERLYEATVGTLMALADEYREIDRLLLVGHNPGMEQLVSLIRSRETSEYPGMPTGSIALLALPLNASIELGITYLTAFWWP
- a CDS encoding phospholipase D family protein, with product MLIRLLLLAGILLNIGCVSLSHAQLDHAALVAVAARPATLDCRRPDHCALNSPLYALGRQALSESTPAVPLHYVTILDKGEDALIARVNLIRSATRSIDVQTYIFDKDDSARLIMDELLAASRRGVRVRLLIDQLSAISDLNILGALAGAHANFQLRIYNPAFGKAKLNYGDYVASVLCCFRRFNQRMHNKLLVIDEMIGVVGGRNYQDDYYDWDLEYNFRDRDVLVAGPAVLQMAVNFDAFWAAERSVPVERLSDVGRLLLREGVPTLPSTVFRREQRVQRINAEANDPDYIKRTFVDAALPVNKVQYVADLPQKHRYEQSANVVSIAPRLDSLISDARHEVILQTPYLVLSRPARNIFRRLNRTQDKPRVVVATNSLASTDNPIVYAMSYKYKRRNLRELGFDIYEYKPFPEDPPIDPTDVVPTEVSSLEYPQTHDDQDPASAVKVSGDVVNDRQSLPLENGGQVDQRLLRTETRRPYKVNKPLPVTRLGARMGLHAKSLVVDLKVGVIGTHNFDPRSEIYNTEAVVVIEDPAFARMLASSIERDIAPGNSWAVAPRKKLPWVYRFNYSVGKLSEALPVLDLWPWRYATNYEFKPGPDCPIPLPRRDPYFMQCYEPVGDFPEVNVGPKWLLVRMLTAFGAGLVPIL
- a CDS encoding ParA family protein; the encoded protein is MKTFLVAGSKGGVGKTTIATNLAAQAALRGGRTVLVDADPQKSSTRWIERRANLDNGVLSIDANGSRSWRKHLPGNTDLVIIDAPAGMFAEHLENFLEQADAVIVPVMASALDIEAVVGFLNTMAQVPRVHQRKLPVGLVLNRAKSRTQTTQQAMQMLGDWPYLLVAQLRDSQFYVVLAGQGRSVFDYRSAQARDHQQDWKPLLHWLNKL